The following coding sequences are from one Nitrospirota bacterium window:
- the nrdR gene encoding transcriptional repressor NrdR, producing the protein MKCPFCDDIEDKVVDSRMAREGEVIRRRRECLACKRRYTTYERVEESLPVVVKKDGRREPFDRGKILAGLKKACEKRPISTATIEAVADRIEKRIQEMGETELPSTVVGEEVMRELHQLDQVAYVRFASVYREFKDIDQFMDELKALARERREK; encoded by the coding sequence GTGAAGTGTCCCTTCTGCGATGACATTGAAGACAAGGTGGTGGATTCGCGGATGGCCCGCGAGGGCGAAGTCATCCGCCGCCGCCGCGAATGCCTGGCCTGCAAACGTCGCTACACGACCTATGAACGGGTCGAAGAAAGCCTGCCCGTCGTGGTGAAGAAGGACGGGCGGCGCGAGCCGTTCGATCGGGGGAAAATTCTGGCGGGGTTGAAGAAGGCTTGCGAGAAGCGCCCGATCAGCACTGCGACGATCGAAGCGGTGGCGGATCGGATCGAGAAGCGCATTCAGGAAATGGGGGAAACGGAGCTTCCCAGCACCGTCGTCGGGGAGGAAGTGATGCGGGAATTGCACCAACTGGATCAAGTGGCCTACGTCCGGTTTGCCTCGGTCTACCGCGAGTTCAAGGACATCGATCAGTTCATGGACGAACTGAAAGCGCTGGCCCGCGAGCGGCGGGAGAAATAG